The region gcTGTCTCTACTTCTTTAACATTTACATTTGGTATGTCTGTTTGATCTGGAGACAAGAAGTTTGGTTTACTTTGGTTAGAATGAGAGCTATATAGGTCTTGGTAAAACTCTGCACAGATGTTGAGTATTTCTTCTCTACTAGATGTAGGAATACCATTTTTGTCTTTCATCTGGCTGATTCTAGTTTTCTTACTGTTCATTTTGGAGATCTGTTTTGGTCCTTTACCACTTTCTAGGATGGACTCAATTTGTTCTCTTCGTTTTCTTCTACTTCTCTGACGCCTCTTCTTTCTAACTTCCTTCACAGTTTCCTTGTACTCTACTTTCTGAGTAGTAGTTTTTGTCTATGATTTCTCTGAGTATCTTTCTTTTAATATCTAGCTCCTCAATCTCAATATCTTCTTTGGTTTTTGATTTCTTTGTTCTTTCTTGTGGTGCTATCTCTTCAGCAGCCTCTGTCACTGTGCTGGATATAAGTGTAGATCTTGCGTCTATATCCATATCATCCATATCCAGTGCTGTGAATCGATTCTTGAGTGAAGTTGAAATTCTTCCTCCTTTCTTTCAGCCGCATTATATTAAGTTTGCTCTTTTTAGCATTCTTGATGAATTTGAGTCTTGCCAGTTTCTTGTTCAATAGTATCTTAGCTCTAATCATCCTGTGATCGCTGCCAATGTCCACATTCGTGATCACTTCACAATTCTGTAGTATGCCTCTCTGGCTACTTAGTACAAAATCAATCTGATTCCTGATCTTTCCTCCTGGGCTTTCCCATGTCCAAtatctgttttctttctttttgaagaaAGTGTTGGCAATAACCAGGTTTTGTTGTGTAGCATATTCAAGTAGCATCTCTCCTCTTTTGTTTCTTTCGCCAATTCTATACCTTCCCATGATTGATTCCTCTCCGGATTGACGTCTACCTATCTTGGCGTTGAAATCTCCCATTACTATGGTGTAGGTCGCTCTACTTTCTTCCATCGCCTTACTCACATCCTCATACATTTCTTCTACTGCTTCATCCTCATATTCGCTAGTAGGTGCATACACTTGCACTACACATAGGTGATTGTTTGCTGTCAGTTGTACATTAAGTGAAACAACTCTATTTGAGTAGTATTTTATTTCTCTTATATAGTCTTTGAATTTTGGATGTATCATGAATCCAATTCCTTTCGCATTCCTGTTGTCCTCAGTTTTTCCATGATTATAAAGCCATGCTCCTccttttaattcttcaatgcccTCTCCAGCACGCTTTGTCTCTGACAGTCCTATAATGTCCCACTTGAGACATTTCCCCTTCATCTTGGGCTAATTAATAGTCTGAAATGGACATTTTTCAATTGACAAACGTCCTagtaaaatcggaacaaaatTTGCTCATCACCctctaaaccaaaacttggccactttagTGCACttgccttcctcacagtgagtttgggggcctccaaattctgacctggcccagggcctccaaaaaggtaaatccggccctggtcctgttgctatctactgctgatgagggtgtgaatgacatactttgtatgctatctactgctgatgagggtgtggatgacatacttggtatgctatctactgctgatgagggtgtggatgacatacttggtatgctatctactgctgatgagggtgtggatgacatacttcgtttgctctctactgctgatgagggtgtggatgacatacttggtatgctatctaatgctgatgagggtgtggatgacatacttggtatgctatctctgctgatgagggtgtggatgacatacttggtatgctatctactgctgatgagggtgtgggtgacatacttggtatgctatctactgctgatgagggtgtggatgacatacttggtatgctatctactgctgatgagggtgtggatgacatacttggtatgctatctactgctgatgagggtgtggatgacatacttcgtttgctctctactgctgatgagggtgtggatgacatacttggtatgctatctactgctgatgagggtgtggatgacatacttggtatgctatctctgctgatgagggtgtgaatgacatacttggtatgctatctactgctgatgagggtgtgggtgacatacttggtatgctatctactgctgatgagggtgtggatgacatacatggtatgctatctactgctgatgagggtgtggatgacatacttggtatgctatctactgctgatgagggtgtggatgacatacttggtatgctctctactgctgatgagggtgtggattacatacttggtatgctatctactgctgatgagggtgtggatgacatacttggtatgctatctctgctgatgagggtgtggattaCATActtagtatgctatctactgctgatgagggtgtggatgacatacttggtatgctatctactgctgatgagggtgtggatgacatacttggtatgctatctctgctgatgagggtgtggatgacatacttggtatgctatctactgctgacgagggtgtggatgacacacTTGGTATGCCATCTCTGCTGATGAGgggcgtggatgacatacttggtatgctcgctactgctgatgagggtgtggatacttggtatgctatctactgctgatgagggtgtggatgacatacatgttatgctatctactgctgatgagggtgtggatgacatacttggtatgctatctactgctgacgagggcgtggatgacatacttggtatgctctctactgctgatgagggtgtggatacttggtatgctatctactgctgatgagggtgtggatgacatacatgttatgctatctactgctgatgagggtgtggatgacatacttggtatgctatctactgctgatgagggtgtggatgatatacttggtatgctatctactgctgatgagggtgtggatgacatactggtatgctatctactgctgatgagggtgtggatgacatacatgttatgctatctactgctgatgagggtgtggatgacatacttggtatgctatctactgctgatgagggtgtggatgatatacttggtatgctatctactgctgatgagggtgtggatgacatactggtatgctatctactgctgatgagggtgtggatgacatacttggtatgctatctactgctgatgagggtgtggatgacatactggtatgctatctactgctgatgagggtgtggatgacatacttggtgtgttatctactgctgataagggtgtggatgacatacttggtatgctaactactgctgataagggtgtggatgacatacttggtatgctatctactgctgataagggtgtggatgacatacttggtatgctatctactgctgataaggctGTGGAtggcatacttggtatgctaccgTATCTAGTTCTGATGAgggcgtggatgacatacttggtatgctatctactgctgatgagggtgtggatgacataattGGTATGCTAtctctgctgatgagggtgtggattaCATActtagtatgctatctactgctgatgagggtgtggatgacatacttggtatgctatctactgctgatgagggtgtggatgacatacttggtatgctatctctgctgatgagggtgtggatgacatacttggtatgctatctactgctgacgagggtgtggatgacacacTTGGTATGCCATCTCTGCTGATGAGgggcgtggatgacatacttggtatgctcgctactgctgatgagggtgtggatacttggtatgctatctactgctgatgagggtgtggatgacatacatgttatgctatctactgctgatgagggtgtggatgacatacttggtatgctatctactgctgacgagggcgtggatgacatacttggtatgctctctactgctgatgagggtgtggatacttggtatgctatctactgctgatgagggtgtggatgacatacatgttatgctatctactgctgatgagggtgtggatgacatacttggtatgctatctactgctgatgagggtgtggatgatatacttggtatgctatctactgctgatgagggtgtggatgacatactggtatgctatctactgctgatgagggtgtggatgacatacatgttatgctatctactgctgatgagggtgtggatgacatacttggtatgctatctactgctgatgagggtgtggatgatatacttggtatgctatctactgctgatgagggtgtggatgacatactggtatgctatctactgctgatgagggtgtggatgacatacttggtatgctatctactgctgatgagggtgtggatgacatactggtatgctatctactgctgatgagggtgtggatgacatacttggtgtgttatctactgctgataagggtgtggatgacatacttggtatgctaactactgctgataagggtgtggatgacatacttggtatgctatctactgctgataagggtgtggatgacatacttggtatgctatctactgctgataaggctGTGGAtggcatacttggtatgctaccgTATCTAGTTCTGATGAgggcgtggatgacatacttggtatgctatctactgctgatgagggtgtggatgacataattGGTATGCTAtctctgctgatgagggtgtggatgacatacttggtatgctatctactgctgatgagggtgtgggtgacatacttggtatgctatctactgctgatgagggtgtggatgacatacttggtatgctatctactgctgatgagggtgtggatgacatacttggtatgctatctactgctgatgagggtgtggatgacatacttcgtttgctctctactgctgatgagggtgtggatgacatacttggtatgctatctactgatgatgagggtgtggatgacatacttggtatgctatctctgctgatgagggtgtgaatgacatacttggtatgctatctactgctgatgagggtgtgggtgacatacttggtatgctatctactgctgatgagggtgtggatgacatacatggtatgctatctactgctgatgagggtgtggatgacatacttggtatgctatctactgctgatgagggtatggatgacatacttggtatgctctctactgctgatgagggtgtggattacatacttggtatgctatctactgctgatgagggtgtggatgacatacttggtatgctatctctgctgatgagggtgtggattaCATActtagtatgctatctactgctgatgagggtgtggatgacatacttggtatgctatctctgctgatgagggtgtggatgacatacttggtatgctatctactgctgatgagggtgtggatgacatacttggtatgctatctctgctgatgagggtgtggatgacatacttggtatgctatctactgctgacgagggtgtggatgacacacTTGGTATGCCATCTCTGCTGATGAgggcgtggatgacatacttggtatgctcgctactgctgatgagggtgtgatacttggtatgctatctactgctgatgagggtgtggatgacatacatgttatgctatctactgctgatgagggtgtggatgacatacttggtatgctatctactgctgacgagggcgtggatgacatacttggtatgctctctactgctgatgagggtgtggatacttggtatgctatctactgctgatgagggtgtggatgacatacatgttatgctatctactgctgatgagggtgtggatgacatacttggtatgctatctactgctgatgagggtgtggatgatatacttggtatgctatctactgctgatgagggtgtggatgacatactggtatgctatctattgctgatgagggtgtggatgacatacttggtatgctatctactgctgatgagggtgtggatgacatactggtatgctatctactgctgatgagggtgtggatgacatacttggtgtgttatctactgctgataagggtgtggatgacatacttggtatgctaactactgctgataagggtgtggatgacatacttggtatgctatctgctgctgataagggtgtggatgacatacttggtatgctatctactgctgacgagggcgtggatgacatacttggtacttggtatgctatctactgctgatgagggtgtggatgacatactggtatgctatctactgctgatgagggtgtggatgacatacttggtgtgttatctactgctgataagggtgtggatgacatacttggtatgctatctactgatgatgagggtgtggatgacatacttggtatgctatctctgctgatgagggtgtgaatgacatacttggtatgctatctactgctgataagggtgtggatgacatacttggtatgctatctactgctgataagggtgtggatgacatacttggtatgctatctgctgctgataagggtgtggatgacatacttggtatgctatctactgctgataagggtgtggatgacatacttggtatgctatctactgctgataaggctGTGGAtggcatacttggtatgctaccgTATCTAGTTCTGATGAgggcgtggatgacatacttggtatgctatctactgctgatgagggtgtggatgacataattggtatgctatctactgctgatgagggtgtggatgacatacttggtatgctatctactgctgataagggtgtggatgacatacttggcatgctatctactgctgataagggtgtggatgacatacttggtatgctatctactgctgatgagggcgtggatgacatacttggtatgctatccaGGGGCGTGCCTAGAAATCTGGACCCGGGGGGCTGAAGTCTGAACAGCAAATGTTGAAAGGTTCCACATCGGCGCGTCAGTCGCGCTTGCGCGTTagggggggtgtctgagaggggatgtgccccccctgcagaattagaaaatttttgaaagtgaaaggcccaatgaagccatttggtgcaacatttttacacatttattggttattttcggagcatatattttaacagatttccaactgagccgcaaATTTTAGTTTTATATGAACACGCATGCTCAATAACTCGCAATCAAAGCATCAATGCtggcatttggtgcaacatttttacattattattggtTATTTTGGAACATAGGCCTTTTATGCATATATTTATAGGAATATTTTCCATTCAGCTCCATTCTCAGGAAATTTATTTTTAGGGGGTACTATGCCCCCCTGCCAccactggctatgccactctTACTCCCtctcctctttttttttcaagacccAGGGGCTgaagccccaaagcccccccccaccTCCCCTGGGCACgcacctgctatctactgctgataagggtgtggatgacatacccggtacttggtatgctatctactactgatgagggtgtggatgacatacttggtatgctatctaggcctactactgatgagggtgtggatgacatacttggtatgctatctactactatactgatgagggtgtggatgacatacttggtatgctatctactactgatgagggcgtggatgacatacttggtgtgctatctactactgatgagggtgtggatgacatacttggtatgctatctactactgatgagggtgtggatgacatacttggtatgctatctaggcctactactgatgagggcgtggatgacatacttggtatgctatctactgctgatgagggtgtggatgacatacttggtatgctatctactactgatgagggtgtggatgacatacttggtatgctatctactactgatgagggcgtggatgacatacttggtatgctatctactgctgatgagggtgtggatgacatacttggtatgctatctactactgatgagggtgtggatgacatacttggtatgctatctactactgatgagggcgtggatgacatacttggtatgctatctactactgatgagggtgtggatgacatacttggtatgctatctactactgatgagggtgtggatgacatacttggtgtgctatctactactgatgagggtgtggatgacatacttggtatgctatctactactgatgagggtgtggatgacatacttggtatgctatctaggcctactactgatgagggcgtggatgacatacttggtatgctatctactgctgatgagggtgtggatgacatacttggtatgctatctactgctgatgagggtgtggatgacatacttggtatgctatctactgctgatgagggtgtggatgacatacttggtatgctatctactgctgatgagggtgtggatgacatacttcgtttgctctctactgctgatgagggtgtggatgacatacttggtatgctatctaatgctgatgagggtgtggatgacatacttggtatgctatctctgctgatgagggtgtggatgacatacttggtatgctatctactgctgatgagggtgtgggtgacatacttggtatgctatctactgctgatgagggtgtggatgacatacttggtatgctatctactgctgatgagggtgtggatgacatacttggtatgctatctactgctgatgagggtgtggatgacatacttcgtttgctctctactgctgatgagggtgtggatgacatacttggtatgctatctactgctgatgagggtgtggatgacatacttggtatgctatctctgctgatgagggtgtgaatgacatacttggtatgctatctactgctgatgagggtgtgggtgacatacttggtatgctatctactgctgatgagggtgtggatgacatacatggtatgctatctactgctgatgagggtgtggatgacatacttggtatgctatctactgctgatgagggtgtggatgacatacttggtatgctatctactgctgatgaggggtGGATGCTATcatgctgatgagggtgtggatgacatacttggtatgctatctctgctgatgagggtgtggattaCATActtagtatgctatctactgctgatgagggtgtggatgacatacttggtatgctatctactgctgatgagggtgtggatgacatacttggtatgctatctctgctgatgagggtgtggatgacatacttggtatgctatctactgctgacgagggtgtggatgacacacTTGGTATGCCATCTCTGCTGATGAGgggcgtggatgacatacttggtatgctcgctactgctgatgagggtgtggatgggatgctatctactgctgatgagggtgtggatgacatacatgttatgctatctactgctgatgagggtgtggatgacatacttggtatgctatctactgctgacgagggcgtggatgacatacttggtatgctctctactgctgatgagggtgtggatacttggtatgctatctactgctgatgagggtgtggatgacatacatgttatgctatctactgctgatgagggtgtggatgacatacttggtatgctatctactgctgatgagggtgtggatgatatacttggtatgctatctactgctgatgagggtgtggatgacatactggtatgctatctactgctgatgagggtgtggatgacatacttggtatgctatctactgctgatgagggtgtggatgacatactggtatgctatctactgctgatgagggtgtggatgacatacttggtgtgttatctactgctgataagggtgtggatgacatacttggtatgctaactactgctgataagggtgtggatgacatacttggtatgctatctactgctgataagggtgtggatgacatacttggtatgctatctactgctgataaggctGTGGAtggcatacttggtatgctaccgTATCTAGTTCTGATGAgggcgtggatgacatacttggtatgctatctactgctgatgagggtgtggatgacataattGGTATGCTAtctctgctgatgagggtgtggatgacatacttggtatgctatctactgctgatgagggtgtgggtgacatacttggtatgctatctactgctgatgagggtgtggatgacatacttggtatgctatctactgctgatgagggtgtggatgacatacttggtatgctatctactgctgatgagggtgtggatgacatacttcgtttgctctctactgctgatgagggtgtggatgacatacttggtatgctatctactgatgatgagggtgtggatgacatacttggtatgctatctctgctgatgagggtgtgaatgacatacttggtatgctatctactgctgatgagggtgtgggtgacatacttggtatgctatctactgctgatgagggtgtggatgacatacatggtatgctatctactgctgatgagggtgtggatgacatacttggtatgctatctactgctgatgagggtatggatgacatacttggtatgctctctactgctgatgagggtgtggattacatacttggtatgctatctactgctgatgagggtgtggatgacatacttggtatgctatctctgctgatgagggtgtggattaCATActtagtatgctatctactgctgatgagggtgtggatgacatacttggtatgctatctctgctgatgagggtgtggatgacatacttggtatgctatctactgctgatgagggtgtggatgacatacttggtatgctatctctgctgatgagggtgtggatgacatacttggtatgctatctactgctgacgagggtgtggatgacacacTTGGTATGCCATCTCTGCTGATGAgggcgtggatgacatacttggtatgctcgctactgctgatgagggtgtggatacttggtatgctatctactgctgatgagggtgtggatgacatacatgttatgctatctactgctgatgagggtgtggatgacatacttggtatgctatctactgctgacgagggcgtggatgacatacttggtatgctctctactgctgatgagggtgtggatacttggtatgctatctactgctgatgagggtgtggatgacatacatgttatgctatctactgctgatgagggtgtggatgacatacttggtatgctatctactgctgatgagggtgtggatgatatacttggtatgctatctactgctgatgagggtgtggatgacatactggtatgctatctactgctgatgagggtgtggatgacatacttggtatgctatctactgctgatgagggtgtggatgacatactggtatgctatctactgctgatgagggtgtggatgacatacttggtgtgttatctactgctgataagggtgtggatgacatacttggtatgctaactactgctgataagggtgtggatgacatacttggtatgctatctgctgctgataagggtgtggatgacatacttggtatgctatctactgctgacgagggcgtggatgacatacttggtatgctatctactgctgatgagggtgtggatgacatactggtatgctatctactgctgatgagggtgtggatgacatacttggtgtgttatctactgctgataagggtgtggatgacatacttggtatgctatctactgatgatgagggtgtggatgacatacttggtatgctatctctgctgatgagggtgtgaatgacatacttggtatgctatctactgctgataagggtgtggatgacatacttggtatgctatctactgctgataagggtgtggatgacatacttggtatgctatctgctgctgataagggtgtggatgacatacttggtatgctatctactgctgataagggtgtggatgacatacttggtatgctatctactgctgataaggctGTGGAtggcatacttggtatgctaccgTATCTAGTTCTGATGAgggcgtggatgacatacttggtatgctatctactgctgatgagggtgtggatgacataattggtatgctatctactgctgatgagggtgtggatgacatacttggtatgctatctactgctgataagggtgtggatgacatacttggcatgctatctactgctgataagggtgtggatgacatacttggtatgctatctactgctgatgagggcgtggatgacatacttggtatgctatccaGGGGCGTGCCTAGAAATCTGGACCCGGGGGGCTGAAGTCTGAACAGCAAATGTTGAAAGGTTCCACATCGGCGCGTCAGTCGCGCTTGCGCGTTagggggggtgtctgagaggggatgtgccccccctgcagaattagaaaattttgaaaGTGAAAGGCccaatgaagccatttggtgcaacatttttacacatttattggttattttcggagcatatattttaacagatttccaactgagccgcaaATTTTAGTTTTATATGAACACGCATGCTCAATAACTCGCAATCAAAGCATCAATGCtggcatttggtgcaacatttttacattattattggtTATTTTGGAACATAGGCCTTTTATGCATATATTTATAGGAATATTTTCCATTCAGCTCCATTCTCAGGAAATTTATTTTTAGGGGGTACTATGCCCCCCTGCCAccactggctatgccactctTACTCCCTCTCCCTCTTTTTTTTCAAGACCCAGGGGGCTgaagcccccaaagcccccccccaccTCCCCTGGGCACgcacctgctatctactgctgataagggtgtggatgacatacccggtacttggtatgctatctactactgatgagggtgtggatgacatacttggtatgctatctaggcctactactgatgagggtgtggatgacatacttggtatgctatctactactatactgatgagggtgtggatgacatacttggtatgctatctactactgatgagggcgtggatgacatacttggtgtgctatctactactgatgagggtgtggatgacatacttggtatgctatctactactgatgagggtgtggatgacatacttggtatgctatctaggcctactactgatgagggcgtggatgacatacttggtatgctatctactgctgatgagggtgtggatgacatacttggtatgctatctactactgatgagggtgtggatgacatacttggtatgctatctactactgatgagggcgtggatgacatacttggtatgctatctactgctgatgagggtgtggatgacatacttggtatgctatctactactga is a window of Amphiura filiformis chromosome 2, Afil_fr2py, whole genome shotgun sequence DNA encoding:
- the LOC140143270 gene encoding craniofacial development protein 2-like — protein: MKGKCLKWDIIGLSETKRAGEGIEELKGGAWLYNHGKTEDNRNAKGIGFMIHPKFKDYIREIKYYSNRVVSLNVQLTANNHLCVVQVYAPTSEYEDEAVEEMYEDVSKAMEESRATYTIVMGDFNAKIGRRQSGEESIMGRYRIGERNKRGEMLLEYATQQNLVIANTFFKKKENRYWTWESPGGKIRNQIDFVLSSQRGILQNCEVITNVDIGSDHRMIRAKILLNKKLARLKFIKNAKKSKLNIMRLKERRKNFNFTQESIHSTGYG